The nucleotide sequence TTTCAATGTTTGGGATCCTGACTCCGGCAACAACGGGAAGACAGTGTCTTCCATCCCAGAGGAGCTTCCTTTTCTTCTGAAACCTTCCGTCAAGAACTTTTACACTTTGGTAACCAAGACAGCCCTGGACAGAGAAACAAAGGCCGAGTAcaacatcaccatcaccatcaccgacTTGGGGTCCCCCAGGCTCAAAACCCAGCACACTATCAGGGTGCTGGTCTCCGACGTCAATGACAACGCGCCCACCTTCACAcaaacctcctacaccctcttcatccGCGAGAACAACAGCCCCGGCCTGCAACTGGGCACAGTCAGCGCCACAGACAGAGACGCGGGCACCAACGCCCAAGTCACCTACTCCCTGCTGCCGCCCCGCGACCCGCACCTCGCGCTCGCCTCGCTCGTGTCCATCCACGCGGAGCAGGGGCACCTGTTCGCGCTGCGGGCGCTGGACTTCGAGGCGCTGCGCGCCTTCGAGTTCCGCGTGGGCGCGGCGGACGCGGGCTCCCCGGCGCTGAGCAGCGAGGCGCTGGTGcgcgtggtggtggtggacgaCAACGACCACGCGCCCCTGGTGCTGTACCCGCCAGCGCCCAACGGCTCTGCGCCCTGCCCAGAGCTGGTGCCCAGGGCGGCCGAGGAGGGCTACCTGGTGAGCAAGGTGGTGGCGGTGGACGGCGACGCGGGCCAGAACGCCTGGCTGTCCTACCAGCTGCTCAAGGCCACGGAGCCAGGGCTGTTCCGCGTGTGGGCGCACAATGGCGAGGTGCGCACCGCCAGGCCGCTGGGCGAGCGCGACGCGGCgcagcacaggctggtggtgctggtgcaggaccatggcGAGCCAGCCCTGTCTGCCAGCGTCACGCTGCACGTGCTGCTGGTGGACGGCTTCTCGCAGCCCTACCTGCCGCGGCCCGAGGGCGCCCGCGACGAGGCGCAGGCCGACTGGCTCACGGTCTACCTGGTCATTGCGTTGGCCTCTGTGTCTTCGCTCTtcctctgctctgtgctcctgtttGTGGGCCTGAGActgtgcaggaggaggagggccgCCTGGGAGGGTCGCTGTTCAGTGCCAGAGGGCCACTTCCCGGGCCACTTGGTGGACGTGAGTGGCACTGGAACTTTGTCACAGAATTATCAGTATGAGGTGTGTCTGACCGAAGGATCTGGGATGAGTGAGTTCAAGTTCCTAAAACCGATTATTTCAGCCTTTCCTCCCCCAGGGCACTACTAGTAAAAGAGGAATAACTTTGCATTTAATTATTGATTGGCCTCTAATGAAGAcatttatttctttaatatttcctcgatGACCACCAATAAGatattagtttattttctgtattttaatcTTCAATTCCCACCcaacattatgtttaagattttccttttcttcataTTTAGGTAATGAGATATTTCTCTCTGGGATCCTAATCAATGATATTGCTTTTATTGTCAAGGTTGATGATTAAAACTTTCTTCCCATTTGTATACTTTATGTACATGTTTCTTTGATGTTGTGTCCATTGTCTCCAAATTACTCATGTTATTCTCCCTTTTCTAGACCatcttctgtttttaaaatcatctctGGCATGTCATATATTTGAGATTTCTGTCTTCTCTGCTTTCGAAACTGGTATTACAGTTGATCATCCCTGATTTTTACAATAACACTTTATGAACtgtcatattttaaaacaaagtttTATTGTCGCTTTAGTAATATCTACTCACTTGAAGTATGTTTCTATGATAAGCAGTGTGATAAATAAACATTATCCTTATCTGAAAATAGGAAACACCATTGTAAAGTTTTTTGAGTGTGTGTAACGTTGGAAGTGGGGAAAAGCAAAGTTTGGCATCATTTTAGCATCATGGAAATATTTAACAATTTCATGCTTTTGATTCTGCATGGGGAAAAAGAACTGTTAAGTTTCCATGACTATAACCAAGTACCTTTCTGTTATAAAATGTCCCCAAAATAATCACTAAATAGGGGTTTGTAGAGTGTGCCTTTAATAGTCAACAAGTAAAGTGTTGTTTGATGATACTTACTTTTTCCcactatatctctcaattaaGTCGGTGTCCCTTGCTTACTGTGGAAAAAAAGAGGTCTTTAATAGCTCTTAAACCTTTTAATAAAACATTATGTGAAACAGGTAATGCAATGATACTCTTACTTTCAAAAGGGTTGAGATAGGCATCAGTCTTTGTATTCTTACTAAATGCAAAGTGGGATTAGATCTAGTGGGAATCAAGTAATCCCACTAAATTCCAGTTAAGAGAGGCCTTAAAATAAATGTCACCACTTCTTTAAGTCTGAAAGTAATTTTAAGGTTAATGTCATGAAAATAATgtttaaaagatagaaaataaataaaatagcagtgaataaagaacacaaaaataaGAATACAATGTCCAAATTACAGGGGCCAAAGGGAATTGAAAATTATTGTTTTGTGTTCTATTTACTGGAGTTTGTTTATTTATACATGCAAGCATTAGGTGAGCATGTAAAATGCCAACAGATATGAATATAATACAGCCCCTGTGCTCACGCAGCTTACATATTAtagaagggacaagtcagcctgAAACAAGAAGCAATCATTTTGACAAAGGCAATCATGGTTATATGCACACGTTTTTATAAGAGCAAGGTGGGAGAACTCCCTAAATATATTCTACTGGAATATGCCATGATTCTTCTCAAGCAACATAATGAGATGTTGACGGCATTACATGAGTGCTCCATCAGATGTTTAAAGACCTAGTACAGAGCAAAGTCGAACAGTGCTGTGGATATTGTTACTATTTTCAACTTTCAAGGGTTTTTACATTTACAATTTACAGTGAAAATAGCCCTCTATCtcactttttaaaacaaatgGAGGAAAATGGGGAAAAATGAGTCTGAAGGAAAATGTTAAGGGTATACAGGTAGACAAAAACATACTGTAGGCACAAAATGACTATAGGTACTTGAGTGTTCGAAGGCCACGAGATGGCGCTGCCGGCTAAAGAGACGGGGAAAATCGGACCCCGTATGCAGCGGAAGTGCCTAACCCAAAAAAGGAAGATACGGAAAGATCAGCTTGGGGAAAAACCTTAAAGGGCAAGGATTGGCAAAGAGGGGAAAGAGACCGAGAGCAATCCCGAGATTCCTGCTATTACTGGTGTGAGCCTGGAGTTTGCAACTGTTCTTTATTCTGGGGAATGTGGTTGTGACTGAAGTGCATGAAAGCTGTGTTAAGAAGCCATGGAGGCAGAATGGCTGCGCTTCCCAAGACAAAGGCAAGTCCTGTTTATTGTTCTCTTTTGGGGCATAACCCTGACCGCACCTGGGTTTGGACTTTATTTGGTGACAGAGGAATTAGAGAGAGGATCTTTTGTGGCCAATTTGGCAAAGGATCTAGGGCTAACCGAGGGGGAGCTTGCAGCAAGGGATGCTCGGGTGGTCTCTGATGATAACAAACAGCACTTGCTCCTGGATTCTCACTCTGGGGATTTGTTCACAAACGAGAAACTGGACCGGGAGACGCTGTGCGGCTCCTTAGAACCCTGTATGCTATATTTCCAAATTTTACTGGATAACCCCTTTCAAATTCACCGTGCTGAGCTGAGGATTGAGGATATAAATGACCATTCACCAGTATTTCAGGACAAAGAGATGGTCTTAAAAATACTAGAAAATACAGCCAAAGGGGCAACATTTCAACTAGAAAGAGCACAGGATCCAGATGGAGGGCTTAACAGTATCCAAAAGTATGTCATCAACCCCAGCCCtttttttcatattaaaattACTGAGAGTGAAGAAGGATTAATATACCCAGAGCTAGTACTGGACAAAGCATTGGACTGGGAGGAGCAGCGTGAGATGATATTAACTCTCACGGCACTGGATGGAGGATCTCCACCCAAGTCTGGGACCACAACTGTACGCATTATGGTCATTGACGTTAATGACAATGCCCCCCAATTTGAGAAGGCGCTGTATGAGACCCAGGTTAAAGAGAGCAGTCCCATAGGGTCCTTAATTGTTAAGGTCTCTGCAGGAGATGCAGATTCTGGAATCAATGGGGAAGTGTCCTATTCATTTTTTGATGTTTCCGAAGATATCAGAGCAAACTTTCAAATCAATCCTTCATCTGGGGAAATCATCCTGAAAGCGTTGCTTGATTATGAGCTAGTAAAGTCTTACAAAATAAATGTTAAAGCCATAGATGGTGGGAGCCTTTCTGGGAAATGTACTATTTTTGTCCAAGTACTGGACACCAATGACAACCCCCCTGAACTGATCATGTCGTCACTTTCCAACTACGTTGCTGAGAACGCTCCTGAGACCATACTGGCTGTTTTTAGAATAAGAGACAGAGACTCTGGAGTAAATGGAAAGATGATTTGCTCCATTCAAGATGATCTACCTTTCCTACTGAAACCCTCCTCAGAGAACTTCCACATTCTACTGACAGAGGGAGGCCTTGACAGAGAGAGCACAGCTGAGTACAACGTGACCATCACAGTCACCGACTTGGGGTCCCCCAGGCTCAAAACCGAGCACACCATCAGGGTGCTGGTCTCCGACGTCAATGACAACGCGCCCACCTTCACCcaaacctcctacaccctcttcatccGCGAGAACAACAGCCCCGGCCTGCACCTGGGCACAGTCAGCGCCACAGACAGAGACGCGGGCACCAACGCCCAAGTCACCTACTCCCTGCTGCCGCCCCGCGACCCGCACCTCGCGCTCACCTCCCTCGTGTCCATCCACGCGGAGCAGGGGCACCTGTTCGCGCTGCAGGCGCTGGACTTCGAGGCGCTGCGCGCCTTCGAGTTCCGCGTGGGCGCGGCGGACGCGGGCTCCCCGGCGCTGAGCAGCGAGGCGCTTGtgcgagtggtggtggtggacgaCAACGACCACGCGCCCCTGGTGCTGTACCCGCCAGCGCCCAATGGCTCTGCGCCCTGCCCAGAGCTGGTGCCCAGGGCGGCCGAGGAGGGCTACCTGGTGAGCAAGGTGGTGGCGGTGGACGGCGACGCGGGCCAGAACGCCTGGCTGTCCTACCAGCTGCTCAAGGCCACGGAGCCAGGGCTGTTCCGCGTGTGGGCGCACAATGGCGAGGTGCGCACCGCCAGGCCGCTGGGCGAGCGCGACGCGGCgcagcacaggctggtggtgctggtgcaggaccatggcGAGCCAGCCCTGTCTGCCAGCGTCACGCTGCACGTGCTGCTGGTGGATGGCTTCTCGCAGCCCTACCTGCCGCGGCCCGAGGGCGCCCGCGACGAGGCGCAGGCCGACTGGCTCACGGTCTACCTGGTCATTGCGTTGGCCTCTGTGTCTTCGCTCTtcctctgctctgtgctcctgtttGTGGCCCTGAGActgtgcaggaggaggagggctgcctgggagggtggCTGTTCAGTGACAGAGGGCCACTTCCCGGGCCACTTCGTTGGCGTGAGTGGCACGGGCACCCTGTCCCAGAGCTACCAGTATGAGGTGTGTCTGACAGGAGGCTCAGAGGCCAGCGAGTTCAAGTTTCTGAATCCGATTGTGCCCAATATTCAGGCACCTGACCCTGAGAGCAATAGTGAAGAAAGCTCCAACTTTCGAAATAGTTTTGGATTTAATATTCAGTAAAAAAAAGATCTGgtagtattttcgttgctatatGGAGGTACACCCATGTTGATTTTAGTTTAATTTTAGAAGTCAAAGTTACATTAAAAGTTAAGTACTGTATCCCTATACCTGTTTTCACAGTATTATTTCATCTTCCTTATGTATTAGCCACAGCTAGCTTTAATTAGTGTCCATTTCTGAATAATGACTTTAcgttaaaattatcttaaaatatgcagagatttatttattttcacttcTTATTGTTGAAAATTCAGGCTATGTTTTTCAGCTCTTAAACAGCAGAGCCTGCAACTCATGAGCCTAACAATCTGTCTAGTGAGAAAAGATACCAATATTTTTAACCTTATTCCAATATCTTTTCATTTTCATCTTTATTTCTATGTCAAAGAACTACTTCCTTATGCTCTATGTTTCATAATTAAAATGTAATGTTCTGTATGAAAATAAGTATCAATAAAACCCTTTGAAAAGTTGTGTGTGATAGTGTTGAACTCTTGGAATGTTTTTGCTTGTCAATTGATTTtacaaatttattttaattatcgaattttttaaaataaggtaAAAGTAATTCCTTGATTATTTTCATAAACCTGAAATCTCCTTTTACAGAGTGAGTTCTTCTACAATTGATTCCAATATTTCTAAATAGTATATCTACACTGCTCTATCTTGACATTCAATTTCATTGTTTAATATCATTTTGCTATTGTAAAAAAAGGATTTACATTTCTCATTTGCCACACATAAAATCATTGTATATTCTCTTTCCCCATTTCCACAAAACAGTTATAATTTTTGAGGCTAAAACAGTAGTTGTCTATATCTCAGAATGCACATCAGTGTTCTAtcgtaacattttctttctttaagagcTTCGGTCCTAGAGCTAGTGATTGCTGTTTTGTAGTTGAATCATGTTCTGTTAACCactactgatttttttttcagattttgtCTTAGTGATTGTTTCTCCTTAAAATAGTCATTGGCATCAGATACTCTGTCAATTGTTTACTTCCTGATGACCGTTTACCAATAGCCCACAAAATTCCTGAACCATTTACAATGATTGGCCATCATCCTAGAACTCCCTAAGACTTTTCTGAATTAACCATCTTTCACAAAATCCCATATAGTCTTTCTTATCTTATGCTCTTATTAAGCTGACAAACATTTCTCAATTGTttcataaaaatacatttaaagggGGTACATTTTTTGAGACTTTGCATTGTGATGATATTTTGTTAATGTCACTTCACTGACAGTTTAACTGGGTATAAAATTCTAGGTTGAAAATACCTTTTCCTCTAAATTTGAAAGCACTGTTCTTTTTTACTTCATATAGAATTACTGTTTAGAAGACTCATTCCATTCTGATTCAGATCAGTTTATTCGTGTAGTTTTCTTCTCTCATGCTACTTTATCCTTCTGGAATATTGAATACCTGTGTATAGGCTATTTTTATACAGAACACATATATTTATTGTTAATTAGGTGGGGTTTTGCATTTCATCTCAACTtggtattcaacagtttaaactattAATCAAGCACCCATCCCTTATAGGCTCTTGGCTTATGTGTTTTCATATAAACACATTTGAAAATGTGTTTTCACTTGTATTCTTAGTTCTTATAAGTCTGACCACATAGGTGGGATCTGTTACCATTCACACTCATAGTCCTTAGAAAATTTTCTTAGGTTTCAATAATTACTTTcctaagttttctttctttttctaaccACAACTTCATTAGTGAAATATGGGGCCACCTGAATTAATTCTATAAGActaaacatttttgttttctaatttcccATCTTTTTGTCTCTTGTTCTACTTTCTGAGCAGTTTATTTTATTCTCCAATTTTTATGTTTGAGGTTTTGTGCTGACAAATATTTTTAAGAATTGTTTTCGGTTTCTGTTTTTATGGCATCTATTTTAGATTTATAAATTCAATACCTTTTCTTATCTATTATTAATCTATTTTTGTAAGAGTGCATGTGCAGTAATAACTATGATGCCTGTTTTACTCATGAGAGTGAATCACAGGGATGTTAAGAATTTGCTCAAGGTCATATATCTGACTAGTAAGGGATATTTTAGCCACACACTTTATTTTATGATAAGAATCCCTGCTTCATACAATTGTTGTTAAGATTAAATGGGCAAATACATATAGTTTACTTAGAAAAGTAGGTAGAATAGAGTAAGCAATAAGTActatattttgttatattttatttctctgagaatataaatcagatattttaaaggttttctttttaaaatttctatactattcctgtttctttttttattgttttggtaTTTCTGTTCCACATTGTAGGACTTTCTTCTACAAACAGCTTGTAGTTCTTGGTTGTCTTCTTCTATTTAAGAATAATTAAATGTCCAAAAACTTACAGTAGGATTCATAAGACCTTATTAACGTAGGGACTTCACTCTAATATAACTGTACCAATACGAGGCTATTACATTTGGAGACTCCCAAATGTCAGAACTCTACCTGAAAATTTCATATTCTTCAGGTTAGATGTCTACAATATTCTATGTAAAAAAGGTAATGTGAGGAGTTCTGGCTTATACCTTCTGCTCTACAAAATGAGAAAATTTAGCAGGAAGAAGGTGCTAGTAATCTCACCATTAAATGAAATTTTATGCTTCTACCAATTTTTAGTTTCACATTTCACATTTGTACTCAGTCCTGCTTGAGTTCCTCAAGACTAAATttataaaaatgaattaaaattacattttcaaGCTGTGAGTTACTTTTCTGTTTATGTAGAATGGTAAGAATGCCAGAGAACCCAACTTTCCTCTATATAAATTCTTATAgaattataattttctttttcttcttcttattttCCCTGTTACCTGATTTCAGCCTTTTTATGTTCCTGGTTTTTCCAATTTTGACCCTAAATGTAATTAGTTGGGACAAACCCACTAGTTTCTTGAGTATCTACAATTCAGTAACTTTATGTTAAATATTTTGGGGGGACTATTAATCAAACTGTTCTTTAATCTGCTTCATacaattaaaaatgtgttttcaCTTATATTCTTAACTCTTATGTTTGTATCATTTTTAT is from Tenrec ecaudatus isolate mTenEca1 chromosome 2, mTenEca1.hap1, whole genome shotgun sequence and encodes:
- the LOC142439386 gene encoding protocadherin beta-10-like codes for the protein MEAEWLRFPRQRQVLFIVLFWGITLTAPGFGLYLVTEELERGSFVANLAKDLGLTEGELAARDARVVSDDNKQHLLLDSHSGDLFTNEKLDRETLCGSLEPCMLYFQILLDNPFQIHRAELRIEDINDHSPVFQDKEMVLKILENTAKGATFQLERAQDPDGGLNSIQKYVINPSPFFHIKITESEEGLIYPELVLDKALDWEEQREMILTLTALDGGSPPKSGTTTVRIMVIDVNDNAPQFEKALYETQVKESSPIGSLIVKVSAGDADSGINGEVSYSFFDVSEDIRANFQINPSSGEIILKALLDYELVKSYKINVKAIDGGSLSGKCTIFVQVLDTNDNPPELIMSSLSNYVAENAPETILAVFRIRDRDSGVNGKMICSIQDDLPFLLKPSSENFHILLTEGGLDRESTAEYNVTITVTDLGSPRLKTEHTIRVLVSDVNDNAPTFTQTSYTLFIRENNSPGLHLGTVSATDRDAGTNAQVTYSLLPPRDPHLALTSLVSIHAEQGHLFALQALDFEALRAFEFRVGAADAGSPALSSEALVRVVVVDDNDHAPLVLYPPAPNGSAPCPELVPRAAEEGYLVSKVVAVDGDAGQNAWLSYQLLKATEPGLFRVWAHNGEVRTARPLGERDAAQHRLVVLVQDHGEPALSASVTLHVLLVDGFSQPYLPRPEGARDEAQADWLTVYLVIALASVSSLFLCSVLLFVALRLCRRRRAAWEGGCSVTEGHFPGHFVGVSGTGTLSQSYQYEVCLTGGSEASEFKFLNPIVPNIQAPDPESNSEESSNFRNSFGFNIQ
- the LOC142439387 gene encoding protocadherin beta-16-like yields the protein MEMGWMRNGRQRQVLIFFALLGLSRAGAELGPYSVVEEMERGSFVANVGKELGVEPTELSSRGARIISQGNKEHLRLKVRTGDLIINEKLDREALCGPAEPCVLHFQVFMENPIEIFQAELRVRDINDHSPVFPEREMILRVLENSPPGNSFPLKNAMDLDVGNNSVQTYQISPNPHFRVLTRKRSEGRKYPELVLDKELDREAESELRLTLVALDGGSPPRSGTCQVRIEVVDINDNAPAFEQALYQVRIPEDSPTGSLVVVLSASDLDMGINGQISYSLFQPSEEISKILEVHPITGEIRLTTQVDYETVLSYEVDIEATDGGGLSGKCTLLLQVVDVNDNAPEVTLSALTSPIPENAPATVVAVFNVWDPDSGNNGKTVSSIPEELPFLLKPSVKNFYTLVTKTALDRETKAEYNITITITDLGSPRLKTQHTIRVLVSDVNDNAPTFTQTSYTLFIRENNSPGLQLGTVSATDRDAGTNAQVTYSLLPPRDPHLALASLVSIHAEQGHLFALRALDFEALRAFEFRVGAADAGSPALSSEALVRVVVVDDNDHAPLVLYPPAPNGSAPCPELVPRAAEEGYLVSKVVAVDGDAGQNAWLSYQLLKATEPGLFRVWAHNGEVRTARPLGERDAAQHRLVVLVQDHGEPALSASVTLHVLLVDGFSQPYLPRPEGARDEAQADWLTVYLVIALASVSSLFLCSVLLFVGLRLCRRRRAAWEGRCSVPEGHFPGHLVDVSGTGTLSQNYQYEVCLTEGSGMSEFKFLKPIISAFPPPGHY